One window of Burkholderia vietnamiensis LMG 10929 genomic DNA carries:
- the rlmD gene encoding 23S rRNA (uracil(1939)-C(5))-methyltransferase RlmD produces MEARGVGRTATEDGTPGKVIFVEGALPGERVTYSSYRRKPSYEQATVVDILRPSVMRTKPKCEFFGTCGGCSMQHLDMRAQVAIKQRVLEDNLWHLSKLRAEAMYAPIHGPSWGYRYRARLTVRNVAKKGGVLVGFHEKKSSYVADMTSCEVLPPHVSAMLVPLRRLVEGLSIRDRMPQIELAVGSQVTALVLRVLEPINADDEALLRAFADEHNVQFWLQPKGPDTVAPFYPLDVALDYTLPEFGIRMPFKPTDFTQVNHQINRVLVGRALRLLAPSRDDRVLDLFCGIGNFTLPLARLAREVMGIEGSETLTTRALANARENGVDGHTTFACRNLFEVTGDDLRALGAFDKFLIDPPREGALAVSKALAEIAQSGEGPLPKRIVYVSCNPSTLARDAGLLVHEAGYRLKGAGVVNMFPNTSHVESIALFERA; encoded by the coding sequence ATGGAAGCGCGCGGTGTCGGCCGCACGGCGACCGAGGATGGCACGCCCGGCAAGGTGATCTTCGTCGAAGGCGCGCTGCCCGGCGAGCGCGTGACCTATTCGAGCTATCGCCGCAAGCCGAGCTACGAGCAGGCGACCGTCGTCGACATTCTGCGCCCGAGCGTGATGCGCACGAAGCCGAAATGCGAATTTTTCGGCACCTGCGGCGGCTGTTCGATGCAGCACCTCGACATGCGCGCGCAGGTGGCGATCAAGCAGCGCGTGCTCGAGGACAACCTGTGGCATCTGTCGAAGCTGCGCGCCGAGGCGATGTACGCGCCGATCCACGGCCCGTCGTGGGGCTATCGCTACCGCGCGCGCCTGACCGTGCGCAACGTCGCGAAGAAGGGCGGCGTCCTGGTGGGCTTCCACGAAAAGAAGAGCAGCTACGTTGCCGACATGACGAGCTGCGAAGTGCTGCCGCCGCACGTGTCGGCGATGCTGGTGCCGCTGCGCCGGCTGGTCGAGGGCCTGTCGATCCGCGATCGGATGCCGCAGATCGAGCTGGCGGTCGGCTCGCAGGTGACCGCGCTGGTGTTGCGCGTCCTGGAGCCGATCAATGCCGACGACGAAGCGCTGCTGCGCGCGTTCGCGGACGAGCACAACGTGCAGTTCTGGCTGCAGCCGAAGGGCCCCGACACGGTCGCGCCGTTCTATCCGCTCGACGTGGCGCTCGACTACACGCTGCCGGAGTTCGGCATCCGCATGCCGTTCAAGCCGACCGACTTCACGCAGGTCAACCATCAGATCAATCGCGTGCTGGTCGGGCGTGCGCTGCGTCTGCTCGCGCCGTCGCGCGACGATCGCGTGCTCGACCTGTTCTGCGGGATCGGCAACTTCACGCTGCCGCTGGCGCGCCTGGCGCGCGAGGTGATGGGCATCGAGGGCAGCGAAACGCTGACGACGCGCGCGCTCGCGAATGCGCGCGAGAACGGCGTCGACGGCCATACGACGTTCGCGTGCCGGAACCTGTTCGAAGTGACGGGCGACGATCTGCGCGCGCTCGGCGCGTTCGACAAGTTCCTGATCGACCCGCCGCGCGAAGGCGCGCTCGCGGTGTCCAAGGCGCTCGCCGAGATCGCGCAGAGCGGTGAAGGCCCGCTGCCGAAGCGGATCGTCTACGTGTCGTGCAATCCGTCGACGCTTGCGCGCGACGCCGGGCTGCTCGTCCACGAGGCCGGTTATCGGCTCAAGGGCGCCGGCGTGGTCAACATGTTCCCGAATACGTCGCACGTTGAATCGATCGCGCTGTTCGAGCGCGCTTGA
- a CDS encoding Bax inhibitor-1/YccA family protein, with amino-acid sequence MNDYPYNFGRGGTVSTAEVRNRVLRNTYWLLALSMIPTVLGAWVGVATGFSLFAATSPMMSLLAFFAIAFGFMFAIERTKNSAAGVFVLLGFTFFMGLMLSRLLSFILGFSNGPSLIMLAFGGTGIIFAAMATVATVSKRDFSGLGKWLFMGVIVILLASVANIFLQLPALMLTVSVLAIAIFSAYMLFDVQRVVNGGETNYISATLAIYLDLYNVFTNLLALLGIFGGNRN; translated from the coding sequence ATGAACGACTATCCGTACAATTTCGGCCGCGGCGGCACCGTCAGCACCGCGGAGGTTCGCAACCGCGTGCTGCGGAACACGTACTGGCTGCTCGCGCTGTCGATGATCCCGACCGTCCTCGGCGCGTGGGTCGGCGTCGCGACGGGCTTCTCGCTGTTCGCCGCCACCAGCCCGATGATGAGCCTGCTCGCGTTCTTCGCGATCGCGTTCGGCTTCATGTTCGCGATCGAGCGCACCAAGAACAGCGCCGCCGGCGTATTCGTGCTGCTCGGCTTCACGTTCTTCATGGGGCTGATGCTGTCGCGCCTGCTCAGCTTCATCCTCGGCTTTTCGAACGGCCCGTCGCTGATCATGCTGGCGTTCGGCGGCACCGGCATCATCTTCGCCGCGATGGCGACGGTCGCAACGGTCAGCAAACGCGACTTCTCCGGGCTCGGCAAATGGCTGTTCATGGGCGTCATCGTGATCCTGCTGGCGTCGGTCGCGAACATCTTCCTGCAATTGCCGGCGCTGATGCTGACCGTGTCGGTCCTCGCGATCGCGATCTTCTCCGCGTACATGCTGTTCGACGTCCAGCGCGTCGTCAACGGCGGCGAGACGAACTACATCTCGGCCACGCTCGCGATCTACCTCGACCTGTACAACGTGTTCACGAACCTGCTCGCGCTGCTCGGCATCTTCGGCGGCAACCGCAACTGA
- the ndk gene encoding nucleoside-diphosphate kinase has protein sequence MAIERTLSIIKPDAVAKNVIGQIYSRFEGAGLKIVASRMAHLSRADAEKFYAVHAARPFFKDLVDFMISGPVMIQVLEGEGAILKNRDLMGATDPKKAEKGTIRADFADSIDANAVHGSDAAETAAVEIAFFFPEMNVYSR, from the coding sequence ATGGCAATCGAGCGCACCCTGTCGATCATCAAGCCGGATGCGGTGGCAAAGAACGTGATCGGCCAGATCTACAGCCGTTTCGAAGGCGCCGGCCTGAAGATCGTCGCATCGCGCATGGCGCACCTGTCGCGTGCCGACGCAGAGAAGTTCTACGCAGTTCACGCAGCACGTCCGTTCTTCAAGGACCTCGTCGACTTCATGATCTCGGGTCCGGTGATGATCCAGGTTCTGGAAGGCGAAGGCGCGATCCTGAAGAACCGCGACCTGATGGGCGCGACGGATCCGAAGAAGGCGGAAAAGGGCACGATCCGCGCCGACTTCGCCGACAGCATCGACGCGAACGCCGTGCACGGCTCGGACGCTGCTGAAACGGCAGCGGTCGAAATCGCGTTCTTCTTCCCGGAAATGAACGTCTACTCGCGTTAA